One genomic window of Desulfovibrio psychrotolerans includes the following:
- a CDS encoding NAD(P)H-dependent flavin oxidoreductase codes for MPFPSLKIGNIVARIPIVQGGMGVGISLSGLASAVANEGGIGVIAGAMIGMSEPDVGKNPREANIRAMRKEIRKARELSSGVLGVNLMVALTNFADLVKTSIEEKVDVIFSGAGLPLDMPKYLKEYYEDKKEQANTKLVPIVSSARAATILCKKWLSKFDYLPDAFVVEGPKAGGHLGFSPEELNDPASALENVVPQVVEAVRVFEEKHGKKIPVIAAGGVYSGEDIKKFLDMGASGVQMGTRFVATHECDADERFKQAYIDAREEDVTIIQSPVGMPGRAILGKFVEEARQGLKKPFKCIFECIHNCKKEESPYCIAAALLNAKRGNFDKGFAFSGSNVYRVDRIVSVKELVDSLTAEYDAACAKA; via the coding sequence ATGCCTTTTCCGTCATTGAAGATTGGCAACATCGTTGCCAGAATACCTATTGTGCAAGGCGGCATGGGGGTTGGTATATCCCTTTCCGGCCTTGCCAGCGCCGTTGCCAACGAGGGTGGCATAGGCGTCATAGCCGGTGCCATGATCGGCATGAGTGAGCCGGATGTGGGCAAAAACCCGCGCGAGGCCAACATACGCGCCATGCGCAAGGAAATACGCAAGGCCCGCGAACTTTCATCCGGCGTTCTGGGCGTAAACCTCATGGTCGCCCTGACCAACTTTGCCGATCTGGTGAAAACATCCATCGAAGAAAAGGTGGATGTCATATTCTCGGGTGCAGGCCTTCCGCTGGACATGCCCAAATACCTCAAGGAATATTACGAAGACAAAAAAGAGCAGGCAAACACCAAGCTGGTGCCCATTGTCTCCTCCGCCCGTGCCGCCACCATTCTCTGCAAGAAGTGGCTGTCCAAATTCGACTACCTTCCCGATGCCTTCGTGGTAGAAGGCCCCAAGGCGGGCGGCCACCTCGGCTTCAGCCCTGAAGAACTGAACGATCCCGCCTCCGCGCTGGAAAACGTGGTTCCGCAGGTGGTGGAAGCCGTAAGGGTTTTCGAGGAAAAGCACGGCAAAAAAATTCCGGTCATCGCGGCTGGCGGCGTCTATTCCGGCGAGGACATCAAAAAGTTCCTCGATATGGGCGCATCCGGCGTGCAGATGGGAACCCGCTTTGTGGCCACCCATGAATGCGATGCCGACGAACGCTTCAAGCAGGCATACATCGATGCCCGCGAAGAAGACGTAACCATCATCCAAAGCCCTGTCGGCATGCCCGGCAGAGCCATTCTCGGCAAGTTTGTGGAAGAGGCCCGTCAGGGGCTGAAAAAGCCCTTCAAGTGCATTTTCGAGTGCATCCACAACTGCAAGAAGGAAGAAAGCCCCTACTGCATTGCCGCCGCACTGCTGAACGCCAAGCGCGGCAACTTCGACAAGGGCTTTGCCTTCTCCGGCTCCAATGTCTACCGTGTGGACCGCATCGTCTCCGTCAAGGAACTTGTAGACTCCCTTACCGCGGAATACGACGCCGCCTGCGCAAAGGCATAA
- a CDS encoding sensor domain-containing diguanylate cyclase produces MRNAVDYVTDKMMGKGYRKMLWGRFFLGLSGTVGVFLLCIFAGFMLHERHVTAQELVKRAQMHFHAIFIMRQWNAGYDGVYVEKRPGVHSNPHLAHADLTAVNGTLLTKRNPALMTREISDLFNEAGLLRFRVTSLAPINPENQADAFERRALHAFAETGVREVYEESAEEGRTYFRYMAPLLVEESCLSCHGGQGYAPGDVRGGISVRYDITESKQAALERTVLLVALSFAAVLLLLGGMYLMTRRIMGRLWIAQRFIERMAVTDELTGLYNRRYAYSKVVTELALAGRHHAPFSCLMIDIDHFKAVNDTYGHPSGDRVLRDLARIIKGCCRASDVAARFGGEEFLVILPLTDAAGARSAAEKIRTTVLENTFSTVEGQPLRVTVSLGCAAVEFGGAGTVSTEDVIAAADKALYAAKHGGRNRVEGELFTVASVVSVVGEARYLGGRDAGVDDGEA; encoded by the coding sequence GTGAGGAACGCTGTTGATTATGTGACAGACAAAATGATGGGGAAGGGATACCGCAAGATGCTGTGGGGAAGGTTCTTCCTTGGTTTGAGCGGTACGGTGGGGGTGTTTTTGCTGTGCATATTTGCCGGGTTTATGCTGCATGAAAGGCATGTGACGGCACAGGAGCTTGTGAAGCGGGCGCAGATGCATTTTCATGCCATCTTCATTATGCGGCAGTGGAATGCGGGGTATGACGGGGTGTATGTGGAAAAGCGGCCCGGTGTGCACTCCAATCCGCATCTTGCCCATGCGGACCTGACAGCCGTGAACGGCACGCTGCTGACCAAGCGTAATCCCGCCCTGATGACCCGCGAGATATCGGACCTGTTCAACGAGGCGGGTTTGCTGCGGTTTCGCGTGACCAGCCTTGCCCCCATCAATCCGGAGAATCAGGCGGACGCCTTTGAGCGGCGGGCATTGCACGCCTTTGCCGAAACGGGTGTGCGTGAGGTGTATGAGGAAAGTGCGGAGGAAGGGCGGACGTATTTTAGGTATATGGCACCGCTGCTGGTGGAGGAGAGCTGCCTTTCCTGCCACGGCGGGCAGGGATATGCCCCCGGTGATGTGCGCGGCGGCATAAGCGTGCGGTATGACATTACCGAAAGCAAGCAGGCTGCTCTGGAGCGCACCGTTTTGCTGGTGGCGCTGAGTTTTGCCGCTGTATTGCTGCTGCTTGGGGGCATGTATCTCATGACGCGGCGCATAATGGGCAGGCTGTGGATTGCCCAGCGGTTCATAGAGCGCATGGCGGTGACGGACGAGCTTACCGGGCTGTATAACCGCCGGTATGCGTACAGCAAAGTTGTTACTGAACTGGCTCTTGCGGGCAGGCATCATGCGCCGTTCAGCTGCCTGATGATAGATATTGACCACTTCAAGGCCGTGAATGATACGTACGGGCATCCTTCCGGCGACAGGGTGCTGCGTGATCTGGCGAGGATAATCAAGGGATGCTGCAGAGCAAGTGACGTGGCGGCGCGGTTTGGCGGAGAGGAGTTTCTGGTCATTTTGCCGCTGACGGACGCTGCCGGAGCGCGTTCTGCAGCGGAGAAGATTCGCACGACAGTGCTGGAGAACACCTTTTCCACGGTGGAGGGGCAACCGCTGCGTGTTACCGTGAGCCTTGGGTGTGCTGCCGTGGAGTTTGGCGGGGCGGGCACTGTTTCTACTGAAGATGTTATTGCGGCGGCGGATAAGGCCCTGTACGCCGCGAAACATGGCGGGCGCAACAGGGTGGAGGGAGAGCTTTTTACTGTGGCTTCCGTGGTTTCTGTGGTTGGTGAGGCGAGGTATTTGGGCGGGCGCGATGCCGGGGTGGACGACGGCGAGGCCTGA
- a CDS encoding TetR/AcrR family transcriptional regulator: protein MKRRHLKTEERREQIAAAVVDILRTGGLGGLTAEAVARAVGMVPSALYRHFPGKMAMLEAGMELLAGRILERVDACMADTGGAPDDMPAGEAGNVPECCGRHLDALYRILQTMTRMLHDMQVVPRILFSDETMAGHAEYKETVLRMQRMLLGRVRDLLAAGQAEGCVRADIAADKLAVAYMGMFVPVAVLYHSSGGAIDMQAHIHANWKFFLAGIAPCGN from the coding sequence ATGAAAAGACGGCACTTGAAGACGGAAGAACGGCGGGAGCAGATTGCTGCGGCAGTGGTGGATATTTTGCGTACAGGAGGGCTTGGCGGGTTGACGGCGGAGGCCGTGGCGCGGGCTGTGGGCATGGTGCCCTCTGCCCTGTACAGGCATTTTCCCGGAAAGATGGCCATGCTGGAAGCGGGCATGGAGTTGCTGGCAGGGCGTATTTTGGAACGGGTGGACGCTTGCATGGCTGACACAGGGGGCGCACCTGACGACATGCCCGCCGGGGAAGCGGGAAACGTGCCGGAGTGCTGTGGCAGGCACCTTGACGCCCTGTACCGCATTTTGCAGACAATGACCCGGATGCTGCACGACATGCAGGTGGTGCCGCGTATTCTCTTTTCTGATGAAACCATGGCAGGGCATGCCGAATACAAGGAAACGGTGCTGCGCATGCAGCGGATGCTGCTGGGCAGGGTGCGGGATCTGCTTGCGGCAGGGCAGGCGGAGGGATGCGTGCGTGCGGACATTGCAGCGGACAAGCTTGCCGTGGCCTATATGGGCATGTTTGTGCCTGTGGCCGTGCTGTATCATTCTTCCGGCGGTGCCATAGATATGCAGGCGCATATTCACGCCAACTGGAAGTTCTTTCTTGCAGGTATTGCACCGTGCGGGAACTGA
- a CDS encoding PPC domain-containing DNA-binding protein codes for MKSAQGSMGRVFVLRLEDGDSLPGCIEEFARQNGIAGGLVALVGGIGSGTLVTGPEDGAAAHITPMLRLFSQVHEAAALGTLFPDSSGHPRLHMHAALGRGDSALVGCIRQGIDVWKIAEVVILEITGSGMTRKLDPAFNLELLSPE; via the coding sequence ATGAAATCGGCACAAGGCTCCATGGGACGGGTTTTCGTCCTCAGACTGGAAGACGGCGACTCCCTCCCCGGCTGCATAGAGGAATTTGCCCGCCAAAACGGCATCGCCGGGGGCCTTGTCGCGCTTGTGGGAGGCATCGGCTCCGGCACGCTGGTCACAGGGCCGGAAGACGGCGCGGCAGCCCACATCACTCCCATGCTCCGCCTCTTCTCGCAGGTGCACGAGGCAGCGGCACTGGGCACCCTGTTCCCCGATTCCTCCGGCCATCCCAGGCTGCACATGCACGCGGCCCTCGGTCGCGGCGACAGCGCCCTTGTCGGCTGCATCCGGCAGGGCATAGACGTCTGGAAAATCGCAGAGGTCGTCATTCTGGAAATCACCGGTTCGGGCATGACCCGCAAGCTGGACCCTGCCTTCAATCTCGAACTCCTCTCGCCGGAGTAA
- a CDS encoding lactate racemase domain-containing protein, which yields MWTPDIAQWPSLAPVLQQFDNTCIDDVRTAVCTAVTALREDAAGGMRPVVPGQTVAITAGSRGIDRIAEVTAALVEACRRMGLEPFIVPSMGSHGGATAEGQVRVLASLGITEESVGAPIRSSMQVVRLGETADGIPVFMDALAMQADHIVIANRVKSHTKFKAPIESGLFKMACIGLGKHEGAALYHKLAIRHGFAHVIRAAGRVALAKSPILFGLGLVENAFGKLHTVRAMAPQTLEAEEEALLTLSKSLAPGLPFHDIDLLIVDAIGKNISGTGMDVNVTGRNRDILGDFTSTPRVSRIFVRDLTPESEGNALGIGFADFTTDRLVNAMDYAKTVTNALTGISPEKAAIPIHYPSDRQALQAALHSLGDWQPETVRIVRIANTLRLEQLYASPALLAAQENASAPALRQTAPARPITFMQDGNLPPFGS from the coding sequence ATGTGGACACCGGACATTGCGCAATGGCCCAGCCTCGCCCCCGTCCTTCAGCAGTTCGACAACACCTGTATAGATGATGTCCGCACCGCCGTATGCACTGCCGTAACCGCCCTGCGTGAAGACGCAGCCGGCGGCATGCGTCCTGTGGTTCCCGGCCAGACCGTTGCCATCACGGCGGGCAGCAGGGGAATAGACCGCATAGCGGAAGTCACCGCCGCCCTCGTGGAAGCCTGCCGCCGCATGGGACTGGAACCCTTCATCGTGCCGTCCATGGGCAGCCACGGCGGCGCCACTGCCGAGGGTCAGGTGCGCGTGCTCGCCTCGCTGGGCATCACGGAAGAATCGGTGGGTGCCCCCATCCGCTCCTCCATGCAGGTCGTCCGGCTGGGGGAAACGGCAGACGGCATCCCCGTGTTCATGGACGCCCTCGCCATGCAGGCAGACCACATCGTCATTGCCAACCGGGTGAAGTCACACACCAAATTCAAGGCACCCATAGAAAGCGGCCTGTTCAAGATGGCCTGCATCGGCCTCGGCAAGCACGAAGGCGCAGCCCTCTACCACAAGCTGGCCATCCGCCACGGGTTCGCCCATGTCATCCGGGCGGCAGGCCGCGTGGCCCTTGCCAAGTCCCCCATACTCTTCGGCCTCGGTCTGGTGGAAAACGCCTTCGGCAAGCTGCACACCGTGCGCGCCATGGCCCCGCAAACACTGGAGGCAGAAGAAGAAGCCCTGCTCACGCTCAGCAAAAGCCTCGCACCGGGCCTGCCCTTTCACGATATCGACCTGCTCATCGTGGATGCCATAGGCAAAAACATCTCCGGCACGGGTATGGACGTCAACGTCACCGGACGCAACAGAGACATCCTCGGCGATTTCACCTCCACCCCGCGCGTCAGCCGCATCTTCGTGCGCGACCTCACCCCGGAGTCAGAAGGCAATGCCCTCGGCATCGGCTTTGCCGATTTCACCACCGACAGGCTGGTCAACGCCATGGACTACGCCAAAACCGTCACCAATGCCCTCACCGGCATCAGTCCGGAAAAGGCCGCCATCCCCATCCATTACCCTTCCGACAGACAGGCCCTGCAGGCTGCCCTGCACTCCCTCGGCGACTGGCAGCCGGAAACGGTGCGCATCGTGCGCATTGCCAACACCCTGCGGCTGGAACAACTGTATGCCTCGCCTGCTCTGCTCGCCGCGCAGGAAAACGCCTCCGCCCCCGCACTGCGGCAAACCGCCCCCGCCCGCCCCATAACCTTCATGCAGGACGGAAACCTCCCGCCCTTCGGCAGTTAA
- a CDS encoding aspartate/glutamate racemase family protein, which translates to MKTIGILGGMSWESSLLYYKWINEGVRQRLGGLHSARMVLHSVDFHPVEAAMCAGDWQTVESHLVQGALSVQAGGADFLVIATNTMHKLAENVSRAVDIPLLHIADATAAHARKIGLHTVGLLGTAFTMEHDFYKGRLTDRHGLNVLVPSQADRTLVHEIIFRELCQGCVLPGSRDAYLRVIGHMAAQGAQAIILGCTEICMLLEGCIPPLPLLDTTRLHVEAALDMALGPAPAV; encoded by the coding sequence ATGAAAACCATAGGCATTCTGGGTGGCATGAGCTGGGAATCCTCCCTGCTCTATTACAAATGGATAAACGAAGGCGTGCGTCAGCGTCTGGGCGGTCTGCACAGCGCACGCATGGTGCTGCACAGCGTGGACTTCCACCCCGTGGAGGCCGCCATGTGTGCCGGAGACTGGCAAACCGTGGAATCACACCTCGTGCAAGGGGCACTCTCCGTTCAGGCAGGCGGAGCAGATTTTCTGGTCATCGCCACCAATACCATGCACAAACTGGCAGAAAACGTCAGCCGGGCGGTGGACATTCCCCTTCTGCACATAGCAGATGCCACCGCCGCCCACGCCCGGAAGATAGGCCTGCACACCGTGGGGCTGCTGGGCACCGCCTTTACCATGGAGCACGATTTCTACAAGGGCAGGCTTACCGACAGGCATGGCCTGAACGTGCTCGTTCCTTCTCAGGCAGACCGCACCCTCGTGCACGAAATCATCTTCCGCGAGCTCTGTCAGGGATGCGTTCTGCCCGGGTCAAGAGACGCCTACCTGCGCGTCATCGGCCACATGGCCGCACAGGGAGCACAGGCAATCATTCTGGGCTGCACGGAAATATGCATGCTGCTGGAAGGCTGCATCCCACCCCTGCCCCTGCTGGATACCACCCGCCTGCACGTGGAGGCCGCACTGGACATGGCCCTTGGCCCCGCTCCCGCCGTCTGA
- a CDS encoding MgtC/SapB family protein: MPEALLHQIQLDNLLRLLLAGILGGCIGYERERRGQAAGFRTNILVAVGACLMMQLSLYMEDLYRHLSSDTVVRLDPGRIASYAIASIGFVGGGAIIKGKGSVRGLTTAAGLWLVTGIGLAVGAGLVLPATMATAIIMFVLFLLPAVIRRIPPRNILVVLTVVFRQEGTPQGKRHEELVGMINESKAFVSHTVGLEVDTCAAVTTYRFRLMGRENAGWVDLYEKLRTLDGVCRVAFEESPIP, encoded by the coding sequence ATGCCGGAAGCCCTGCTGCACCAGATACAATTGGACAACCTGCTCAGGCTGCTGCTCGCTGGCATACTCGGCGGATGTATAGGCTATGAACGCGAAAGACGCGGGCAGGCGGCCGGATTCCGCACCAACATCCTCGTGGCTGTCGGTGCCTGCCTCATGATGCAGCTTTCCCTGTACATGGAAGACCTGTACCGGCATCTCAGTTCAGACACCGTGGTCCGTCTGGACCCGGGCCGCATAGCGTCCTACGCCATTGCCAGCATCGGCTTTGTGGGCGGCGGCGCCATCATCAAGGGCAAAGGCAGTGTACGCGGTCTCACCACCGCCGCAGGGCTGTGGCTGGTCACAGGCATAGGGCTTGCCGTGGGGGCAGGGCTTGTGCTGCCCGCCACCATGGCCACCGCCATCATCATGTTCGTCCTCTTTCTCCTGCCCGCCGTCATCCGGCGCATCCCGCCGCGTAACATTCTGGTCGTGCTCACCGTGGTCTTCCGGCAGGAAGGTACACCGCAAGGAAAACGGCACGAGGAACTGGTCGGCATGATCAACGAAAGCAAAGCCTTCGTCTCCCATACAGTCGGGCTGGAAGTGGATACATGTGCCGCCGTCACCACCTACAGGTTCCGGCTCATGGGACGTGAAAACGCGGGGTGGGTAGATTTGTATGAAAAACTGCGCACGCTGGACGGCGTGTGCCGGGTAGCCTTTGAAGAATCCCCCATTCCGTAA
- a CDS encoding tyrosine recombinase XerC yields the protein MSSTSGRNRGRTAERQGGHGTMPELPELPDTAEMYMGHLAVEKGYSDATVAAYARDLHQFESYLQTRSLSLDAPQDITRQAVQGFLADLHRQRMNKTSMGRKLSSLRGFFRYLARRKMIQAIPTDGVRNPKTETRHPKALNVDQTFAVLDGKRQTTAEATRNRSNAREQLARDLALAELLYGSGLRISEALALNVHDVNPASGMVRVMGKGSKERMAPLSDTAKDALQEWMRQRETLDAGGREPALFVGARGGRLNRRQAARIIEDLCLRVGLPQAISPHGLRHSFATHLLEAGADMRCVQELLGHARLTTTQRYTHLNLARLVEVYDKAHPKAHAPGPARSSAAASASAAPASAPRTEDSYTSGQAPVPHRSAKGRTGKS from the coding sequence ATGTCATCGACCAGCGGGCGCAATAGGGGAAGGACGGCGGAGCGGCAGGGCGGGCATGGCACCATGCCGGAACTGCCGGAACTGCCGGATACGGCGGAGATGTATATGGGGCATCTGGCCGTGGAGAAAGGCTATTCCGACGCCACTGTTGCCGCCTATGCCCGTGACCTGCATCAGTTTGAGTCCTACTTGCAGACGCGTTCGCTCTCGCTGGATGCGCCGCAGGACATAACCCGGCAGGCGGTGCAGGGATTTTTGGCGGACCTGCACCGACAGCGGATGAACAAGACCTCCATGGGGCGCAAGCTCTCATCCCTGCGCGGTTTTTTTCGTTACCTTGCCAGACGGAAGATGATTCAGGCCATTCCTACGGACGGAGTGCGCAACCCCAAGACCGAGACCCGCCATCCCAAGGCGTTGAACGTGGACCAGACCTTTGCTGTGCTGGACGGGAAACGGCAGACAACGGCGGAGGCGACCCGCAACAGGAGCAACGCGCGTGAGCAGCTTGCCCGTGACCTTGCACTTGCGGAGTTGCTGTATGGTTCTGGGCTGCGCATATCGGAGGCGCTGGCGCTGAACGTGCACGACGTGAACCCGGCATCCGGCATGGTGCGGGTGATGGGCAAGGGCAGCAAGGAACGCATGGCACCGCTTTCTGACACGGCGAAGGATGCCTTGCAGGAGTGGATGCGCCAGCGTGAGACGCTGGATGCGGGCGGAAGGGAGCCTGCCCTGTTTGTGGGGGCGCGGGGAGGCAGGCTGAACCGCAGGCAGGCGGCACGGATTATTGAGGATTTGTGTTTGCGCGTGGGGTTGCCGCAGGCTATTTCGCCGCACGGGTTGCGGCATTCGTTTGCCACGCACCTGCTTGAGGCGGGAGCGGACATGCGCTGCGTGCAGGAGTTGCTGGGGCATGCCCGGCTGACCACCACGCAGCGGTATACCCACCTGAATCTGGCGCGGCTGGTGGAGGTGTATGACAAGGCACACCCCAAGGCGCATGCTCCCGGCCCCGCCCGGTCTTCCGCAGCGGCGTCCGCTTCTGCGGCCCCTGCGTCCGCTCCCCGGACGGAGGATAGCTATACGTCCGGGCAGGCACCTGTTCCGCACAGGAGCGCCAAGGGGCGCACCGGAAAGTCGTAA
- a CDS encoding GGDEF domain-containing protein, whose translation MLTANRDKEPIRAFLISGDGAFVRNVISLWDGSVIQWTVFSKAGPAVDQLFTDPPELLVSDAVLPDMSGEALVALVKGENVYRQIPVLLCLPRETLFAPRDWSAMEADDFVLLPFEPEEFRARVELTLNRMSRSLDANPLTRLPGNTTIIQFIREHIERRRDFALGYADLDNFKAFNDKYGFARGDEALMMTARIIVNTVRRFPGPPSFVGHVGGDDFVFALPLHCVEEACRQLVSSFDAIVPSLYDEKDRECGCILSTDRQGRPQSFPLMGISIAVVCNRNGSLTHYGQVSAIAMQLKKKAKEDPGSVYVIDQRAQ comes from the coding sequence ATGCTAACGGCGAACAGGGACAAGGAACCGATCCGGGCGTTTCTTATTTCGGGGGACGGGGCGTTTGTGCGCAACGTGATATCCCTCTGGGACGGGAGCGTTATTCAGTGGACCGTGTTCTCTAAGGCGGGACCGGCTGTGGACCAGTTGTTCACGGACCCGCCGGAGTTGCTCGTTTCTGACGCCGTGCTGCCGGATATGTCCGGCGAAGCACTGGTGGCGCTGGTGAAGGGAGAAAACGTGTACAGGCAGATTCCGGTGCTGCTCTGCCTGCCGCGCGAAACGCTTTTTGCCCCGAGGGACTGGTCCGCCATGGAGGCGGACGATTTTGTGCTGCTGCCGTTTGAGCCGGAAGAGTTCCGTGCCCGGGTTGAACTGACGCTGAACCGCATGTCCCGTTCGCTGGACGCCAATCCGCTTACCCGGTTGCCCGGCAACACCACCATTATACAGTTTATCCGGGAGCATATTGAACGCAGGCGCGATTTTGCCCTTGGCTATGCTGATCTGGATAATTTTAAGGCATTTAACGACAAGTACGGTTTTGCGCGCGGCGATGAGGCGCTGATGATGACGGCGCGCATCATCGTGAACACGGTGCGACGGTTTCCCGGTCCGCCTTCCTTTGTGGGGCATGTGGGCGGGGATGACTTTGTGTTTGCGCTGCCGCTTCATTGCGTGGAGGAGGCGTGCAGGCAACTGGTTTCCAGTTTCGACGCCATTGTTCCCAGCTTGTATGATGAAAAAGACAGGGAATGCGGGTGCATTCTTTCTACCGACAGGCAGGGGCGACCACAGAGTTTTCCGCTTATGGGCATTTCCATTGCCGTGGTCTGCAACCGCAACGGGAGCCTGACGCATTACGGGCAGGTATCTGCCATTGCCATGCAACTGAAGAAGAAAGCCAAGGAAGACCCCGGGAGCGTGTATGTCATCGACCAGCGGGCGCAATAG
- a CDS encoding HDOD domain-containing protein, which translates to MTTQDMRTEYKGKVLAVKNLPTLPKVLEEVTALMEDPNTSIEQIAKVITFDQVLSAKVLKMVNSPVYGFPGRISSIQHALVLLGFNVIRGLIISTSVFDEMNKAMVGLWEHSVGCALASGEIAKVLGLKDPEEYAVAGLLHDLGKVVSAVQLPEIKPELEAMVRDGDISFLAAEKKLLGFGHDRVNAWLAAHWNLPPAISEAISYHHKPLSARNYTKYACVVHMGNFLTRVFEYGNGGDDNVPVMQPHAMKLLGLNQRMLENVLDRLSDAFMDISDLKLT; encoded by the coding sequence ATGACGACGCAGGACATGCGTACCGAATACAAAGGTAAGGTTCTTGCCGTGAAGAATCTGCCTACCCTGCCCAAGGTGCTGGAAGAGGTGACCGCCCTGATGGAGGACCCCAATACCTCTATAGAGCAGATAGCCAAGGTCATTACCTTTGATCAGGTGCTCTCCGCCAAGGTGCTGAAGATGGTCAATTCGCCCGTGTACGGATTTCCGGGGCGCATAAGCTCCATTCAGCACGCGCTGGTACTGCTGGGGTTTAACGTCATCCGGGGGCTTATCATATCCACCTCTGTGTTTGACGAGATGAACAAAGCCATGGTGGGACTGTGGGAACACAGCGTGGGCTGCGCCCTTGCCAGCGGTGAAATTGCCAAGGTGCTGGGACTGAAAGACCCGGAGGAGTATGCCGTGGCGGGGCTGCTGCACGATCTGGGCAAGGTGGTTTCGGCAGTGCAGTTACCGGAGATCAAGCCGGAACTGGAAGCCATGGTGCGGGACGGGGACATAAGTTTTCTGGCGGCGGAAAAGAAGTTACTGGGATTCGGGCATGACCGGGTGAACGCGTGGCTTGCGGCGCACTGGAACCTGCCCCCCGCCATTTCCGAAGCCATATCCTATCATCACAAGCCGCTCAGTGCCCGCAACTACACCAAGTATGCCTGTGTGGTACATATGGGAAATTTTTTGACCCGCGTGTTCGAATACGGCAACGGCGGCGACGACAACGTGCCCGTGATGCAGCCCCACGCCATGAAGCTGCTGGGACTGAACCAGCGGATGCTGGAGAATGTTCTGGACAGGCTTTCCGACGCGTTCATGGATATTTCCGACCTGAAGTTGACCTAG
- the dprA gene encoding DNA-processing protein DprA: MTQQEPGPQQIPASQPHTGRHAGAYTLGGMNAAQRTEFWASLALRHTARLGPRTWKRLLEEYPSPYAAVLDAAHWVRRCGIAARLVSEFRSERWRGPARLEWETAGAGGWRVLLWTDARYPQRLREIADPPIFLYYEGDAGLLSNPGVGVVGSRSCSRDGIATTRELCRRLSVSGVTTVSGLARGIDSEAHRAALAGWGSTIAVLGTGPDCVYPPENAQLHAAIREGGLILSEFAPGTMPEARNFPMRNRIISGLSLGVLVVEAAKRSGSLITAKHALEQGREVFAVPGSVRARTSSGCHDLIRQGAKAVFCCDDVLVEIAPLLGMSITDWPAPGEACRNGRDDSLDDSLDDARDEAGDEAEAVSVPARRPGGRAARRGPGSGDVGGNAFQGVPGARREVRKDAGQGAPCTDDMTPDEKLAYELLATCESLHIDELCRSLSWQAGKASGVLLMLEVQGAVRQLPGMHYSVTL, from the coding sequence ATGACACAGCAAGAACCCGGCCCGCAGCAGATTCCGGCATCGCAGCCGCACACAGGCAGGCATGCCGGAGCCTACACCCTTGGCGGTATGAACGCCGCGCAGCGCACGGAATTCTGGGCATCTCTGGCCTTGCGGCACACAGCAAGGCTTGGGCCGCGTACATGGAAGCGGCTGCTTGAGGAGTATCCTTCTCCCTACGCCGCTGTGCTGGATGCGGCTCATTGGGTGCGCCGCTGCGGTATTGCCGCGCGTCTTGTTTCCGAATTTAGGTCCGAGAGGTGGCGTGGCCCTGCCCGGCTGGAGTGGGAGACCGCAGGAGCGGGGGGATGGCGCGTGCTGCTGTGGACGGATGCCCGGTATCCCCAGCGGCTGCGGGAAATAGCTGACCCGCCCATATTCCTGTATTATGAAGGAGATGCCGGTCTGCTTTCCAACCCTGGCGTGGGGGTTGTCGGCTCGCGGTCGTGTTCGCGGGACGGCATTGCCACCACGCGTGAGTTGTGCCGCCGACTTTCCGTTTCCGGCGTGACCACCGTTTCCGGCCTTGCGAGAGGCATAGACAGCGAGGCACACCGCGCAGCCCTTGCCGGGTGGGGCAGCACCATTGCGGTGCTGGGTACGGGGCCGGACTGTGTGTATCCGCCCGAGAACGCTCAACTGCATGCGGCCATACGCGAGGGGGGATTGATTCTTTCCGAGTTTGCTCCCGGCACAATGCCGGAGGCCAGAAATTTTCCCATGCGCAACAGGATTATCAGCGGACTTTCGCTGGGAGTGCTGGTGGTGGAGGCGGCCAAACGCAGCGGCAGCCTGATTACGGCGAAACATGCCCTTGAACAGGGCCGGGAAGTGTTTGCCGTTCCCGGCAGTGTGCGGGCGCGTACGTCTTCCGGCTGCCATGACCTTATCCGGCAGGGGGCCAAGGCGGTGTTCTGCTGTGATGATGTGCTGGTGGAGATTGCGCCACTGCTGGGCATGAGCATAACCGACTGGCCTGCCCCCGGTGAAGCATGCCGCAATGGCCGAGATGATTCCCTTGACGATTCCCTTGATGATGCCCGTGACGAGGCGGGCGACGAGGCGGAAGCCGTTTCTGTTCCCGCCCGGCGGCCCGGCGGCAGGGCTGCGCGGAGAGGGCCGGGTTCCGGTGATGTGGGCGGTAACGCCTTTCAGGGCGTGCCCGGTGCCCGGCGTGAGGTCAGAAAGGATGCCGGACAGGGTGCTCCCTGCACGGACGATATGACGCCGGATGAAAAATTGGCATACGAACTGCTTGCAACGTGTGAGTCACTGCATATTGACGAATTGTGCCGCAGCCTGTCGTGGCAGGCGGGCAAGGCAAGCGGTGTTCTGCTGATGCTGGAAGTGCAGGGCGCGGTACGCCAGTTGCCAGGCATGCATTACAGCGTTACCCTGTAG